A single region of the Jatrophihabitans sp. GAS493 genome encodes:
- a CDS encoding MFS transporter has product MSVTTNPPNANSRASRLGRLGAIRPGHPGLLLAVILTCQLMVVLDATIVNIALPEIKSSLGFTPTGLSWVINAYTLSFGGLLLLGARAGDILGRRRTFIGGLALFTLASLVGGFAGNAEMLLIARAAQGVGAAFASPAALALLMVTYPDGRERTRAVGLYTAVSIGGAAVGLIAGGLLTEWASWRWVLFVNVPIGLVVLALAWRVMVETPRRKGHFDLAGAFTSTLGMTSIVYGLVRAASDGWSDPGTILAFVAGVLLLAAFVVIESRAKSPITPLRLFADRNRSVSYVARLLMVAGMMGMFFFLSQFLQTVLGYGAFASGVAFLPLTIAVFTSSNISARVLTDRFDAKTLMLGGLIISTTGLAWLTQLSATSSYWALLGPLVLFGLGNGTAFVPLTAMALRGVQQEDAGAASGMVNVMQQLGGSVGLAVLVTVFGSASRRAAADAPLSMDAAARAQHAFVVGAQRGFLAATIFLAVTVVLIAVTVRREQPALAETDLDDELRAVESADLAEAF; this is encoded by the coding sequence ATGTCTGTCACCACCAATCCACCCAACGCGAACAGCCGAGCCAGCCGCCTCGGCCGTCTGGGCGCAATTCGTCCCGGCCACCCCGGCCTGCTGCTCGCCGTCATCCTCACCTGCCAGCTGATGGTCGTGCTGGACGCGACGATCGTCAACATCGCGCTGCCCGAGATCAAGAGCTCACTCGGCTTCACGCCGACCGGGCTCTCCTGGGTCATCAACGCCTACACGCTGAGCTTCGGCGGACTACTGCTGCTCGGTGCCCGCGCCGGTGACATTCTCGGGCGCCGCCGCACCTTCATCGGCGGTCTGGCGTTGTTCACGCTGGCCTCGCTGGTCGGCGGCTTCGCCGGCAACGCCGAGATGCTGCTCATCGCCCGTGCCGCTCAGGGTGTGGGCGCGGCCTTCGCCTCACCGGCGGCCCTGGCCCTGCTCATGGTCACCTACCCGGACGGTCGCGAGCGCACCCGCGCGGTCGGTCTCTACACCGCCGTATCGATCGGCGGCGCGGCCGTCGGCCTCATCGCCGGCGGGCTGCTCACCGAATGGGCCTCCTGGCGCTGGGTTCTCTTTGTGAACGTGCCGATCGGCCTCGTCGTGCTGGCGCTCGCTTGGCGCGTCATGGTCGAGACGCCGCGCCGCAAGGGCCACTTCGATCTCGCCGGGGCCTTCACCTCGACGCTGGGCATGACCTCGATCGTCTACGGCCTCGTGCGGGCCGCCAGCGACGGCTGGTCGGACCCCGGAACCATCCTCGCCTTCGTGGCCGGAGTGCTGCTGCTGGCCGCGTTCGTCGTGATCGAGAGCCGGGCCAAGTCGCCGATCACGCCGCTGCGCCTCTTCGCCGATCGCAATCGCTCGGTTTCGTATGTGGCCCGACTGCTGATGGTGGCCGGAATGATGGGGATGTTCTTCTTCCTCTCGCAGTTCCTGCAGACCGTGCTCGGCTACGGTGCCTTCGCCTCCGGGGTGGCGTTCCTGCCGCTGACCATCGCCGTCTTCACTTCGTCGAACATCAGCGCCCGGGTTCTCACCGACCGCTTCGACGCGAAGACGCTCATGCTAGGCGGCCTGATCATCTCGACCACCGGGCTGGCCTGGCTGACCCAGCTGTCGGCCACCAGTAGCTACTGGGCTCTGCTCGGCCCGCTCGTCCTCTTCGGACTCGGCAACGGCACGGCGTTCGTGCCGCTGACCGCGATGGCCCTGCGGGGCGTGCAGCAGGAGGACGCCGGTGCTGCCTCGGGCATGGTCAACGTGATGCAGCAGCTCGGCGGGTCGGTCGGACTGGCGGTGCTGGTCACCGTCTTCGGTTCGGCCAGTCGCCGGGCGGCGGCCGACGCCCCGCTCAGCATGGACGCGGCGGCTCGCGCTCAGCACGCCTTCGTCGTCGGGGCTCAGCGAGGCTTCCTCGCCGCGACGATCTTCCTGGCCGTGACGGTGGTGCTCATCGCGGTCACCGTGCGGCGGGAGCAGCCCGCCCTGGCCGAGACCGATCTCGACGACGAACTGCGCGCCGTCGAGTCGGCCGACCTAGCGGAAGCGTTCTAA
- a CDS encoding TetR/AcrR family transcriptional regulator → MSATVRTADAPDAAGVSESVSQPESAKSESLASLPPCAQGQKPMRADAKRNYDQLLIAASAAFQASGVDTSLEEIARQAGVGIGTLYRHFPTRNALIESVYRREVELMCARADELLRSEPAERALSEWMGGFVRHVAKKRGMATALKAAAAEAAEASGGSTAPGDSELFTYSRGLMYGAANRLLAAAVADGAIRADVDSQDLVRAMSGICLANDQPDWQDQAARLVNLLMDGLRFGATGVPATATDTASP, encoded by the coding sequence ATGAGCGCAACGGTGCGCACAGCTGATGCGCCTGACGCTGCCGGTGTCTCCGAGTCCGTGTCCCAGCCCGAGTCCGCCAAGTCCGAGTCCCTGGCTTCCCTCCCGCCGTGCGCTCAGGGCCAGAAGCCCATGCGGGCCGACGCCAAGCGCAACTACGACCAGCTGCTGATCGCCGCGTCGGCCGCTTTCCAGGCCTCCGGTGTGGATACCTCGCTGGAGGAGATCGCCCGCCAGGCCGGTGTCGGAATCGGCACCCTGTACCGCCACTTCCCGACCCGCAACGCCCTCATCGAGTCGGTCTACCGGCGCGAGGTCGAGCTGATGTGCGCCCGGGCCGACGAGTTACTGCGCAGCGAACCGGCCGAGCGGGCTCTGTCCGAGTGGATGGGTGGTTTCGTCCGGCATGTGGCGAAGAAGCGAGGCATGGCCACCGCGCTCAAGGCGGCGGCCGCGGAGGCGGCCGAGGCCTCCGGCGGCAGCACTGCTCCGGGTGACTCCGAGCTCTTCACCTACTCCCGGGGGCTGATGTACGGTGCGGCCAACCGGCTGCTGGCCGCGGCCGTGGCCGACGGCGCGATCCGGGCCGACGTGGACTCCCAGGATCTGGTGCGGGCCATGAGCGGCATCTGCCTGGCCAATGACCAGCCCGACTGGCAGGACCAGGCGGCGCGTCTGGTGAACCTGCTGATGGACGGTCTGCGCTTCGGTGCAACCGGCGTCCCAGCGACTGCGACTGACACCGCTAGCCCGTAA
- the topA gene encoding type I DNA topoisomerase, with amino-acid sequence MASGTSAAGKAGTKLVIVESPAKAKTIGGYLGSGYVVEASIGHIRDLPRNAADVPAKYKGEAWARLGVDTDNNFEPLYVISNDRKQQVSKLKSLVKDASEVYLATDEDREGEAIAWHLVQTLAPKVPVRRMVFHEITPQAIAAAIESPRDIDVNLVDAQETRRILDRLYGYEVSPVLWKKVLPKLSAGRVQSVATRIVVERERARMRFRTAEYWDIEGTFAAVERKADDPETFTAKLVSYNDVRVATGRDFDPETGIAESTVEHLDETAARGLAARLEGRPFEVLRVEEKPYRRKPYAPFMTSTLQQEAGRKLRWSSAVVMRVAQRLYENGHITYMRTDSTNLSETAVTAARAQARELYGDAYVPAEPRRYSRKVKNAQEAHEAIRPAGDSFRTPGQLASQLSSDEFRLYELIWQRTLASQMEDAVGTTVSVRLGASSITDERAEFATSGRTITFPGFLRAYVEETDDSAEADDAQKRLPRLARGEAIDARHFEPEGHTTSPPARYTEPSLTKALEELGIGRPSTYASIMQTIQDRGYVWKKGAALVPSWIAFAVTGLLESYFSRLVDYDFTASVETDLDSIADGEASRIDWLRGFYFGDGSSAPNGAGPDTSPDAGSGRISAQGGLKQLISDRLEQIDARGVNSIPLAGTDVVVRVGRYGPYLQKGAAEDGVRASVPEDLAPDELTPEKVEELLSAPSGDRVLGVDLDSGLEITAKNGRYGPYVTDGEKSASLFKTMSVTELTLAEAQKLLTLPRVLGVLDGEEVTAQNGRYGPYIKRGTDSRSLETEEQLFTITLDESAAIFAQPKLRGRAAAKPPLKEVGNDPVSGKPMVVREGRFGPYVTDGETNASLRRGDTPEELTVDRAAELLADRRSRGPAPKKTAKKAAKKAPVKKATATKSAAAKTTAAKKAPAKKTAAKKAAAKKAPAKKVAPKKVTATVVPTDLTTSALEPVSVE; translated from the coding sequence GTGGCTAGCGGCACCTCGGCAGCGGGCAAGGCGGGCACCAAACTGGTGATCGTCGAGTCGCCGGCCAAGGCCAAGACGATCGGCGGTTACCTCGGCTCGGGGTATGTCGTCGAGGCGTCGATCGGCCACATCCGCGACCTGCCGCGCAACGCCGCCGACGTCCCGGCCAAGTACAAGGGCGAGGCCTGGGCCCGTCTCGGCGTCGACACCGACAACAACTTCGAGCCGCTGTACGTGATCAGCAACGACCGCAAGCAGCAGGTCAGCAAGCTCAAGTCACTGGTCAAGGACGCCTCCGAGGTTTACCTGGCCACAGATGAGGACCGCGAGGGTGAGGCGATCGCCTGGCATCTGGTGCAGACACTCGCCCCCAAGGTTCCGGTGCGCCGGATGGTCTTCCACGAGATCACCCCGCAGGCCATCGCCGCGGCCATCGAGTCGCCGCGGGACATCGACGTCAACCTGGTCGACGCCCAGGAGACCCGACGCATCCTCGACCGTCTCTATGGCTATGAGGTTTCGCCAGTTCTCTGGAAGAAGGTTCTGCCGAAGCTCTCGGCCGGCCGTGTGCAGTCGGTGGCCACCCGGATCGTCGTTGAGCGCGAGCGGGCCCGGATGCGCTTCCGTACGGCCGAGTATTGGGACATCGAGGGCACCTTCGCCGCTGTCGAGCGCAAGGCCGACGACCCGGAGACCTTCACCGCGAAGCTGGTCAGTTACAACGACGTCCGGGTCGCCACCGGCCGCGACTTCGACCCGGAGACCGGGATCGCCGAGTCGACGGTCGAGCACCTGGACGAGACGGCGGCGCGCGGCCTGGCCGCCCGGCTGGAGGGGCGCCCGTTCGAGGTGCTCCGGGTCGAGGAGAAGCCCTACCGCCGCAAGCCCTACGCACCGTTCATGACGTCGACGCTGCAGCAGGAGGCCGGTCGCAAACTGCGCTGGTCCTCGGCCGTGGTGATGCGGGTGGCCCAGCGGCTGTACGAGAACGGCCACATCACCTATATGCGTACCGACTCGACGAACCTGTCGGAGACTGCGGTCACCGCGGCCCGGGCCCAGGCCCGTGAGCTCTACGGCGATGCGTACGTGCCGGCCGAGCCGCGCCGCTACAGCCGGAAGGTGAAGAACGCGCAGGAGGCTCACGAGGCGATCCGGCCGGCCGGCGACAGCTTCCGCACCCCCGGTCAGCTCGCCTCGCAGCTCTCCTCGGACGAGTTCCGGTTGTACGAGCTGATCTGGCAGCGCACCCTTGCCTCGCAGATGGAGGACGCGGTCGGCACCACCGTCTCGGTGCGGCTGGGCGCCTCCTCGATCACCGACGAGCGGGCCGAGTTCGCGACCTCGGGGCGCACCATCACCTTCCCCGGATTCCTACGGGCCTACGTCGAGGAGACCGACGACTCGGCCGAGGCCGACGACGCCCAGAAGCGGCTGCCGCGCCTGGCTCGGGGCGAGGCCATCGACGCCCGCCACTTCGAGCCGGAGGGGCACACCACCTCGCCGCCGGCCCGCTACACCGAGCCGTCGCTGACCAAGGCCCTGGAGGAGCTCGGCATCGGCCGACCCTCCACCTACGCATCGATCATGCAGACCATCCAGGACCGTGGCTACGTCTGGAAGAAGGGTGCGGCCCTGGTGCCGTCCTGGATCGCCTTCGCGGTGACCGGGCTGCTCGAGTCGTACTTCAGTCGCCTCGTCGACTATGACTTCACCGCCAGCGTCGAGACCGACCTGGACTCGATCGCCGATGGCGAGGCTTCGCGGATCGATTGGCTAAGGGGTTTCTACTTCGGCGACGGATCGAGCGCTCCAAACGGCGCCGGGCCGGATACCTCGCCGGACGCCGGTTCAGGGCGGATTTCGGCTCAGGGCGGGTTGAAGCAACTCATCTCCGATCGTCTGGAGCAGATCGACGCCCGCGGGGTGAACTCCATCCCGCTGGCCGGCACCGACGTAGTGGTGCGGGTCGGACGCTACGGGCCCTACCTGCAGAAGGGTGCGGCCGAAGACGGTGTGCGGGCCTCGGTACCGGAGGACCTGGCCCCGGACGAGCTGACCCCCGAGAAGGTCGAGGAGCTCCTCTCTGCGCCGTCGGGTGACCGGGTGCTCGGGGTGGATCTGGACTCCGGCCTGGAGATCACCGCCAAGAACGGCCGTTACGGCCCGTACGTCACGGACGGCGAGAAGTCGGCGTCGCTCTTCAAGACGATGTCGGTGACTGAGCTGACGCTGGCCGAGGCACAGAAACTGCTGACGCTGCCCCGGGTCCTCGGCGTGCTCGACGGCGAGGAGGTGACCGCGCAGAACGGCCGCTACGGCCCGTACATCAAGCGTGGCACCGACTCTCGCTCTCTGGAGACCGAGGAGCAGCTCTTCACGATCACCCTGGACGAGTCGGCGGCGATCTTCGCCCAGCCGAAGCTGCGCGGTCGGGCCGCGGCCAAGCCGCCGCTGAAGGAGGTCGGCAACGACCCGGTGTCGGGGAAGCCGATGGTGGTCCGCGAGGGTCGCTTCGGGCCCTACGTCACCGACGGTGAGACCAACGCTTCGCTCCGCCGGGGCGACACGCCCGAGGAGCTGACGGTGGACCGGGCGGCGGAGCTGCTGGCCGACCGCCGCTCGCGCGGTCCAGCACCGAAGAAGACGGCCAAGAAGGCCGCAAAGAAGGCTCCGGTGAAGAAGGCCACCGCGACGAAGTCGGCCGCGGCCAAGACGACTGCCGCCAAGAAGGCTCCCGCCAAGAAGACCGCCGCCAAGAAGGCCGCCGCCAAGAAAGCACCGGCCAAGAAGGTCGCGCCTAAGAAGGTGACGGCCACCGTCGTGCCGACCGATCTGACGACGTCAGCGCTCGAGCCCGTCTCGGTCGAGTAG
- a CDS encoding trans-aconitate 2-methyltransferase, protein MDWNPQQYLEFADERGRPFLDLLGRVRAQKPRRVVDVGCGPGNLTALLAARWPDAIIEGIDSSPQMVAQASAVPGVDARLGDATEFQPPTDCDVLISNATLQWVPDHPAVIARWAEALPTGGWLAFQVPDNFGAPSHQLMRSRAKSPRWRDQLGGVLRHHDTVARPGEYGALLRRAGLRTDVWQTTYLHLLEGADPVLKWVRGTGLRPVLQALSASDAAEFEQEYAAELRAAYPSDSDGRTTFPFTRTFCVGYKP, encoded by the coding sequence ATGGACTGGAATCCACAGCAATACCTTGAGTTTGCCGACGAGCGGGGGCGTCCATTTCTGGATCTCCTCGGGCGCGTCCGGGCCCAGAAGCCGCGTCGGGTGGTCGATGTCGGCTGTGGACCGGGCAATCTCACCGCCCTACTGGCTGCCCGCTGGCCAGACGCGATCATCGAGGGCATCGACTCCTCACCGCAGATGGTGGCGCAGGCCTCCGCCGTCCCGGGAGTTGATGCCCGACTCGGTGACGCCACCGAATTCCAGCCACCGACCGACTGCGACGTGCTGATCAGCAACGCCACGCTGCAGTGGGTGCCCGATCATCCGGCCGTAATCGCCCGCTGGGCCGAGGCGCTGCCGACCGGTGGCTGGCTCGCCTTCCAGGTGCCCGACAACTTCGGCGCACCCTCCCATCAGCTGATGCGTTCCCGGGCCAAGTCACCGCGCTGGCGTGACCAGCTCGGTGGCGTGTTGCGTCATCACGACACGGTGGCCCGACCCGGCGAATATGGCGCACTGCTGCGCCGGGCCGGCCTTCGCACCGACGTCTGGCAGACGACCTATCTGCACCTGCTCGAGGGGGCGGACCCGGTACTGAAGTGGGTGCGCGGCACCGGACTGCGCCCGGTGCTACAGGCCCTCTCCGCCAGCGACGCGGCCGAGTTCGAGCAGGAGTACGCCGCCGAACTCCGCGCGGCCTACCCCAGCGACTCCGACGGTCGGACGACCTTCCCGTTCACCCGCACCTTCTGCGTTGGCTACAAGCCCTAG
- a CDS encoding MarR family winged helix-turn-helix transcriptional regulator — protein sequence MGDEVDEIVDAWRHERPELDLSPLQILSRVSRLADVLDERRTAAFVEHGLQTHEFDVLSALRRSGGEFEMTAGELCVATHVTSGTMTSRLDRLVARKLVIRRPDPGDGRLVQVRLTTLGRKRVDAAFEALLESEKGLIEDITEERREELAGALRDLLAATDR from the coding sequence ATGGGTGACGAGGTCGACGAGATAGTCGATGCGTGGCGCCACGAGCGCCCCGAGCTTGATTTGAGCCCGCTGCAGATTCTCTCGCGAGTCAGCCGCCTGGCCGATGTTCTCGACGAACGCCGCACGGCCGCGTTTGTCGAGCATGGCCTGCAGACGCACGAGTTCGACGTGCTCTCCGCGCTGCGCCGCAGCGGCGGTGAGTTCGAGATGACCGCCGGTGAGCTCTGCGTCGCCACGCACGTCACGTCCGGCACCATGACCAGCCGGCTGGACCGGCTGGTGGCCCGGAAATTGGTGATCCGACGCCCCGACCCGGGCGACGGGAGGCTGGTGCAGGTTCGCCTGACGACGCTCGGCCGTAAACGGGTGGATGCCGCGTTCGAAGCGCTGCTGGAGTCGGAGAAGGGCCTCATCGAGGACATCACCGAGGAGCGCCGCGAAGAGTTGGCCGGCGCGCTGCGCGACCTGCTCGCCGCCACCGATCGGTGA
- the tmk gene encoding dTMP kinase, producing MSATADAAASPVSAAAGIRGVLRVTPFRRLWYSTFLSSLGDWLGLLATTALAASLATGYSQQSFALGGVLLVRLLPAMVLGPVAGVFADRFNRRYTMVISDLIRFALFLTIPLAHLVVSADRTLWWLYVVTFFIECVSLFWLPAKDASVPNLVRRDQIEAANQLGLITTYGITPVLGALLFAALARITDALAKHLSFFKANPTNLALYFNAATFLVGALVVYFIKEISGSRGRGAPGTQPTLRSLAREAGQFLRTSRLLRGLIIGISGAFAAGGAVIGAGRFFVSSLGGGDAAYGVLFGAVFVGLGLGMAFGPRFAREVSRRRLFGLSIVASGSCLALTAVMPLIWLAVIFVVLLGFGAGNGYLAAVTLLGTEIDDQIRGRVFAILQTLIRVVLILSLAVVPFLVGAIGTTDITIGALDITVDGTRIVLFAAGLLAMGTGVLAYRYMDDKHHVSIWVDLVTSLRGDSTARRRLHSGGVFVAFEGGEGSGKSTQIGLLAASLTEVGLPVRITREPGATALGEQIRALVLHREESISPRAEALLFAADRAHHVTTVIRPSLDAGCVVLTDRYVDSSLAYQGAGRDLTMDEVRRISRWATDNLRPDLTILLDIDVEIGLARATRSAQADKLEAESVAFHQRVRQAFRTLAESSPDRYLVLDASLPPEELARQILVQVQRLLPARPHSVGSSPTATGEGTVMA from the coding sequence ATGAGCGCGACCGCAGACGCGGCCGCCAGTCCCGTCTCAGCCGCCGCCGGAATCCGCGGGGTGCTGCGGGTGACGCCGTTCCGGCGGCTCTGGTACTCAACGTTTCTCTCCAGCCTCGGTGATTGGCTCGGCCTGCTGGCCACCACCGCGCTGGCCGCGTCGCTGGCCACCGGCTACTCGCAGCAGTCCTTCGCCCTCGGCGGGGTGCTGCTGGTGCGACTGCTTCCGGCGATGGTGCTCGGTCCGGTCGCCGGTGTCTTCGCCGACCGGTTCAACCGCCGCTACACCATGGTCATCTCCGACCTCATCCGCTTCGCTCTCTTTCTGACGATTCCGCTGGCCCATCTGGTGGTGAGTGCCGACCGCACCCTCTGGTGGCTCTACGTCGTCACCTTCTTCATCGAGTGCGTGAGCCTCTTCTGGCTTCCGGCCAAGGACGCGTCGGTGCCCAACCTGGTACGCCGCGACCAGATCGAAGCGGCCAATCAACTCGGCCTGATCACCACGTACGGCATCACGCCGGTGCTGGGCGCGCTGCTCTTCGCCGCGCTGGCCCGCATCACCGACGCGCTGGCCAAACACCTCTCCTTCTTCAAGGCGAACCCGACCAATCTGGCGCTCTACTTCAATGCGGCCACCTTCCTCGTCGGTGCGCTGGTCGTGTATTTCATCAAGGAAATAAGTGGAAGTCGCGGCCGCGGTGCTCCGGGTACCCAACCGACGCTTCGCTCGCTGGCTCGGGAGGCCGGCCAATTCCTCCGTACTTCCCGGCTACTTCGCGGTCTGATCATCGGAATCTCCGGGGCCTTCGCCGCCGGGGGAGCAGTGATCGGCGCCGGGCGTTTCTTCGTCAGCAGCCTCGGTGGCGGGGACGCGGCCTACGGCGTGCTCTTCGGTGCGGTCTTCGTCGGCCTCGGACTGGGCATGGCATTTGGCCCACGTTTTGCTCGGGAAGTCTCGCGTCGGCGCCTCTTCGGTCTCTCCATCGTGGCCTCCGGCTCCTGCTTGGCCTTGACCGCGGTGATGCCGCTGATCTGGCTCGCGGTGATCTTCGTCGTGCTCCTCGGCTTCGGAGCCGGGAACGGTTACCTGGCCGCGGTGACGCTGCTGGGCACTGAGATCGACGATCAGATCCGCGGTCGGGTCTTCGCCATTCTGCAGACGCTGATTCGGGTCGTGCTCATCCTCAGTCTGGCCGTCGTCCCCTTCCTGGTCGGGGCGATCGGCACCACCGACATCACCATCGGTGCACTGGACATCACGGTCGACGGAACCAGAATCGTGCTCTTCGCGGCCGGTCTGCTGGCGATGGGTACCGGCGTGCTGGCCTATCGGTACATGGACGACAAGCACCATGTTTCGATCTGGGTCGACTTGGTCACCTCGCTGCGGGGTGATTCGACGGCCCGCCGCCGGCTGCACTCCGGTGGTGTCTTCGTGGCGTTCGAGGGTGGCGAGGGTTCGGGGAAGTCAACCCAGATCGGGCTGCTGGCCGCCTCCCTGACCGAAGTTGGTCTGCCGGTGCGGATCACCCGCGAGCCCGGGGCGACGGCGCTCGGGGAGCAGATCCGGGCGCTGGTGCTGCATCGCGAGGAGTCGATCTCGCCCCGCGCCGAGGCGCTTCTCTTCGCCGCCGACCGGGCCCATCATGTGACGACGGTGATCCGCCCGTCGCTGGATGCCGGATGCGTTGTGCTTACCGATCGCTACGTCGACTCATCGCTGGCCTACCAGGGCGCCGGGCGCGACCTGACGATGGACGAGGTGCGGCGGATCTCGCGCTGGGCCACCGACAACCTCCGCCCCGACCTCACCATCCTGCTCGACATCGACGTCGAGATCGGCCTGGCCCGGGCCACCCGGTCGGCTCAGGCCGACAAGCTGGAGGCGGAGTCGGTGGCCTTCCATCAGCGTGTGCGGCAGGCCTTCCGGACACTGGCCGAGTCCTCGCCAGACCGCTATCTGGTGCTGGATGCGTCGCTTCCGCCGGAGGAGCTGGCCCGGCAGATCCTGGTGCAGGTGCAGCGACTGCTGCCGGCGCGCCCGCACTCGGTCGGGTCATCGCCCACCGCCACCGGAGAGGGCACGGTGATGGCATGA
- a CDS encoding DNA polymerase III subunit delta', with translation MTVWRSLVGQSESVQVLQRAGAAGREIAEGRAVAAGSMTHAWLFTGPPGSGRSVAARAFAAALECDRSDELGCGVCPACHMVLAGTHPDVHAVVPDGLSISVAEMRAVVQNAARMPAFGRWQVVVIEDADRLTEAASNALLKAVEEPADRTVFLLCAPSTHPDDVSVTIRSRCRTVALRTPSAESVAEVLVADGADPAQAAWAAQASQGHVGRARRLIRDEQARGRRSAVLAIPASLTSLQACLNAADHLIGAAEAESAAYSASRNEEETEALKVALGAGGTGKGAVAATRGSAGAVKELEKRQKSRATRSQRDSLDRALTDLAAFYRDVLLVQGRADRGPAAVASAHPDFDDEVRAVALRVTPAGALTRLDAVLACREALELNVKPRFAVEAMTAALRLP, from the coding sequence ATGACGGTCTGGCGTTCTCTGGTCGGGCAGAGCGAGTCGGTGCAGGTGCTTCAGCGGGCGGGCGCCGCCGGACGGGAGATCGCCGAGGGGCGCGCGGTGGCGGCCGGGTCCATGACGCACGCCTGGCTCTTCACCGGCCCACCCGGCTCCGGCCGTTCGGTGGCGGCCCGCGCCTTCGCCGCCGCGCTGGAGTGCGATCGGAGTGACGAGCTGGGCTGCGGGGTCTGTCCGGCCTGCCACATGGTGCTGGCCGGCACCCACCCCGACGTGCACGCCGTGGTGCCGGACGGGCTGTCGATCTCGGTCGCCGAGATGCGGGCCGTCGTGCAGAACGCGGCCCGGATGCCCGCTTTCGGGCGCTGGCAGGTCGTCGTGATCGAGGATGCCGACCGTCTCACCGAGGCGGCTTCCAATGCCTTGCTGAAGGCGGTGGAGGAGCCGGCCGATCGGACCGTCTTCCTGCTCTGCGCCCCGTCGACCCACCCCGATGACGTCTCGGTGACCATCCGCTCCCGATGCCGCACCGTCGCGCTGCGCACCCCTTCGGCTGAGTCGGTGGCCGAGGTTCTGGTCGCCGATGGGGCCGATCCCGCGCAGGCGGCGTGGGCCGCGCAGGCCTCCCAGGGGCACGTCGGCCGGGCTCGGCGGTTGATCCGTGACGAGCAGGCCCGCGGCCGCCGCTCGGCGGTGCTGGCCATTCCCGCTTCGTTGACATCGCTGCAGGCCTGCCTGAACGCGGCCGACCACCTGATCGGTGCGGCCGAGGCCGAATCGGCCGCCTACTCGGCCTCCCGCAACGAAGAGGAGACCGAGGCGCTGAAGGTGGCGCTGGGTGCCGGTGGCACCGGCAAGGGTGCGGTCGCGGCGACGCGGGGCTCGGCCGGCGCGGTTAAGGAGCTGGAGAAGCGGCAGAAGTCGCGGGCCACCCGCAGTCAGCGTGACTCACTGGACCGTGCGCTCACCGATTTGGCGGCCTTCTACCGCGACGTGCTGCTGGTCCAGGGACGGGCCGATCGGGGTCCGGCCGCGGTGGCGTCGGCGCACCCCGATTTTGACGATGAGGTGCGGGCGGTGGCGCTGCGGGTGACGCCGGCCGGTGCCCTGACCCGTCTGGATGCGGTGCTGGCCTGCCGGGAGGCGCTGGAGTTGAACGTCAAACCGCGGTTCGCCGTCGAGGCGATGACGGCAGCACTGCGGCTGCCCTGA
- a CDS encoding VOC family protein, which yields MDWKIELIFLPVSDVDRAKAFYVDQVGFHADHDVQVSPELRFVQLTPPGSACSVAFGTGLGIDMEVGSQRGVQVVIADAQAARAQLLANGVDASEVDVQAWGHFVHFADPDGNTWALQQMPPRG from the coding sequence ATGGACTGGAAAATCGAACTCATCTTCCTGCCGGTCAGCGACGTCGACCGTGCGAAGGCCTTCTACGTCGATCAGGTCGGCTTTCACGCCGACCATGACGTCCAGGTGAGCCCCGAGCTGCGTTTCGTGCAGCTGACACCACCCGGCTCAGCCTGCTCGGTGGCCTTCGGCACCGGTCTCGGCATCGACATGGAGGTCGGCTCCCAGCGCGGAGTGCAGGTCGTCATCGCCGACGCCCAGGCGGCCCGGGCCCAACTCCTCGCCAACGGTGTCGACGCCAGCGAAGTCGACGTCCAGGCGTGGGGCCACTTCGTTCACTTCGCCGATCCGGACGGCAACACCTGGGCGCTGCAGCAGATGCCACCCCGCGGCTGA